A window of the Streptomyces luomodiensis genome harbors these coding sequences:
- a CDS encoding ABC transporter permease, which translates to MSTLAHAVHDSKTMLRRNLKHALRYPAVSLGPAMMPILMLLLFVYAFGDSIGAGLGGGRDAYLEYLTPGVIIMGVAAGAMSTSIAVCQDMTEGIINRFRTMNITRSSFMTGHVIGSVITTVVSLVLVVGAALALGFRPDADPLEWLAAAGLIAAIAFAVAWLSAALGLISKTVESASNKPLLIQFLPFLGSAFVPADSMAPGLRWFAQNQPFTPMTETLRGLLTGSEIGSSGWVSLAWCVGITVIGYVWSRSLFNSTTR; encoded by the coding sequence ATGAGCACCCTCGCCCACGCCGTGCACGACTCGAAGACGATGCTGCGGCGCAACCTGAAGCACGCCCTGCGCTATCCCGCCGTGTCCCTGGGCCCGGCCATGATGCCCATCCTGATGCTGCTGCTGTTCGTGTACGCCTTCGGGGACTCGATCGGCGCCGGCCTGGGCGGCGGCCGGGACGCGTATCTGGAGTATCTGACGCCCGGCGTCATCATCATGGGCGTGGCGGCCGGGGCCATGTCCACCTCGATCGCGGTCTGCCAGGACATGACCGAGGGCATCATCAACCGCTTCCGCACCATGAACATCACACGCTCGTCGTTCATGACGGGCCATGTCATCGGCAGTGTCATCACCACGGTGGTGAGCCTGGTCCTGGTGGTGGGGGCGGCACTCGCGCTCGGCTTCCGGCCGGACGCCGACCCCCTCGAGTGGCTGGCGGCGGCCGGGCTGATCGCGGCCATCGCGTTCGCCGTGGCCTGGCTGTCGGCGGCCCTCGGCCTGATCTCCAAGACGGTCGAGTCCGCGAGCAACAAGCCGCTGCTCATCCAGTTCCTGCCGTTCCTCGGCTCGGCGTTCGTGCCGGCCGACTCGATGGCCCCGGGCCTGCGCTGGTTCGCCCAGAACCAGCCGTTCACGCCGATGACCGAGACGCTGCGCGGGCTGCTCACCGGTTCGGAGATCGGCTCCAGCGGCTGGGTCTCGCTCGCCTGGTGCGTGGGCATCACCGTGATCGGCTACGTCTGGTCGCGTTCGCTGTTCAACAGCACCACCAGGTGA
- a CDS encoding ATP-binding cassette domain-containing protein, producing the protein MPTSINAAAAPAVSTADLRKSYGDKTVLDGIDLRIPAGSVFALLGPNGAGKTTTVRILSTLIAADGGQAQVAGHDVATSPDGVRAAIGVTGQFAALDDLLTAEENLLLMADLLRLGKREGRSRAQELLERFGIADVAHQRAATFSGGMRRRLDIAMTLVGDPKVIFLDEPTTGLDPRSRRTMWETVRSLVAGGVTVFLTTQYLEEADQLADRIAVLDGGRIVAEGTADELKARIPGSHVRLRFDDIAEFERAADAFPGAARDDENLALRVAGDAGVDALRALLGRLDAAGSRAAAFSVHTPDLDDVFLALTGDGSTGTALHTKETPR; encoded by the coding sequence ATGCCCACATCCATCAACGCGGCCGCCGCCCCCGCCGTCTCCACTGCCGATCTGCGCAAGTCCTACGGCGACAAGACCGTGCTCGACGGCATCGATCTGCGCATCCCGGCCGGGTCCGTGTTCGCGCTGCTCGGGCCGAACGGCGCCGGCAAGACCACCACCGTGCGGATCCTGTCCACGCTCATCGCCGCCGACGGCGGACAGGCCCAGGTCGCGGGCCACGACGTCGCCACCTCCCCGGACGGGGTGCGCGCCGCGATCGGCGTCACCGGGCAGTTCGCCGCGCTCGACGACCTGCTCACCGCCGAGGAGAACCTGCTCCTGATGGCCGATCTGCTGCGCCTCGGCAAGCGGGAAGGGCGCTCCCGCGCACAGGAGTTGCTGGAGCGGTTCGGCATCGCGGACGTCGCGCACCAGCGGGCCGCGACCTTCTCCGGCGGTATGCGGCGCCGGCTCGACATCGCCATGACACTGGTCGGCGACCCGAAGGTGATCTTCCTGGACGAGCCGACGACCGGGCTCGACCCGCGCAGCCGCCGCACCATGTGGGAGACGGTTCGCTCACTGGTCGCGGGCGGTGTCACCGTCTTCCTCACCACCCAGTACCTGGAAGAGGCCGACCAGTTGGCCGACCGGATCGCCGTGCTCGACGGCGGCCGGATCGTCGCCGAGGGCACCGCCGACGAACTCAAGGCGCGGATCCCCGGCAGCCATGTACGGCTGCGCTTCGACGACATCGCCGAGTTCGAGCGCGCGGCCGACGCCTTCCCCGGCGCGGCCCGCGACGACGAGAACCTCGCCCTGCGCGTGGCGGGCGACGCCGGCGTCGACGCGCTGCGCGCCCTGCTCGGCCGGCTCGACGCCGCCGGCAGCCGGGCCGCCGCCTTCTCCGTGCACACCCCCGACCTGGACGACGTGTTCCTCGCCCTGACCGGCGACGGCAGCACCGGCACCGCCCTTCACACCAAGGAGACCCCGCGATGA
- a CDS encoding DUF4097 family beta strand repeat-containing protein, with amino-acid sequence MPSFDTPEPISVTARVDAGSLRFTASDRLDTVVEVRPRDPKRDKDVRAAEQTEVSYASGVLTVRTKLRRLVGPSGAVDVTVDLPTDSRVDMTGSVVQVLGEGRLGEVRMKTSSGDVRLDTTGPLRLTAAHSSITVDRIEGTAEVTTSFGSLRLGVVDGPAVLKNSHGNTAVAAATGDLRVSGAHGDIDIERAESSVTATTAHGALRVADVACGTVQLETSYGAIEVGIREGTAAWLDAASERGQVRNSLADTAPPAETEDTVTVRARTRWGNIDVRRARP; translated from the coding sequence ATGCCTTCTTTCGACACTCCCGAACCGATTTCGGTCACCGCCCGCGTGGACGCCGGTTCGCTCCGCTTCACCGCGAGCGACCGCCTGGACACGGTGGTCGAGGTGCGGCCCCGCGACCCGAAGCGGGACAAGGACGTACGGGCCGCCGAGCAGACCGAGGTCTCGTACGCGAGTGGCGTCCTGACCGTCAGGACGAAGCTGCGCCGCCTCGTCGGGCCCTCCGGCGCCGTCGATGTGACGGTCGACCTGCCCACGGACTCGCGCGTCGACATGACCGGCTCCGTGGTCCAGGTGCTCGGCGAGGGCCGGCTCGGCGAGGTCCGGATGAAGACCTCGTCCGGTGACGTCCGCCTCGACACGACCGGGCCGCTCCGGCTGACCGCCGCCCACAGCTCGATCACCGTCGACCGGATCGAGGGCACGGCGGAGGTCACCACCAGCTTCGGCAGCCTGCGCCTCGGCGTCGTCGACGGCCCCGCCGTCCTGAAGAACTCGCACGGCAACACGGCCGTCGCCGCCGCGACCGGCGACCTGCGGGTGAGCGGCGCCCATGGCGACATCGACATCGAGCGCGCCGAGAGCTCGGTGACCGCGACCACTGCCCACGGCGCCCTTCGGGTCGCCGACGTCGCCTGCGGCACGGTCCAACTGGAGACCTCCTACGGCGCGATCGAGGTCGGCATCCGCGAGGGCACCGCCGCCTGGCTCGACGCCGCCTCCGAGCGCGGGCAGGTGCGCAACTCCCTCGCCGACACCGCACCCCCGGCGGAGACCGAGGACACCGTCACGGTCCGCGCCCGGACCCGCTGGGGCAACATCGACGTGCGCCGCGCCCGGCCCTGA